One window of the Pradoshia eiseniae genome contains the following:
- a CDS encoding two-component system regulatory protein YycI, with protein MDWNKTKSLFIVVFLVLDIFLLYQFIGFKATKLEVNKESTVEEKLEDAGIEYSSMPGGSVTEKTISAKAKVFTEKDISTLKNQNAVLGNENTIVSTLETPIPIGTGEGKYFDLETFMKKEITEGTSYKFWSKEDQTIIYSQVYNERVLFNNQDAQIVFQLNEKNEVVGYEQTMLDNIEEFNENQAIKPAVEALGSLLTNGYLSVGSKVTNPELGYYTLVEVTESEILVLVPTWHFKVDGQEDYFVEGTGSEVLNTEEENLTE; from the coding sequence ATGGATTGGAATAAAACAAAAAGTCTATTCATTGTTGTCTTCCTCGTGTTAGATATCTTCCTTCTTTATCAATTCATTGGTTTTAAGGCGACAAAGCTTGAAGTTAACAAAGAATCGACTGTTGAGGAAAAGCTCGAGGATGCCGGGATTGAATACTCCTCCATGCCAGGCGGATCAGTAACGGAGAAAACCATCAGCGCAAAGGCTAAGGTGTTCACGGAAAAAGATATTAGTACACTTAAGAATCAAAATGCGGTTCTAGGTAATGAAAATACGATTGTCTCTACTCTTGAAACACCGATACCAATTGGAACGGGAGAAGGTAAATATTTTGACCTTGAAACGTTCATGAAGAAGGAGATTACCGAAGGCACCTCTTATAAGTTCTGGAGCAAGGAAGACCAAACCATTATTTATAGCCAAGTTTATAATGAGCGTGTGCTTTTTAATAACCAAGATGCGCAAATTGTATTTCAATTGAACGAGAAGAATGAAGTGGTTGGGTATGAGCAAACAATGCTCGATAATATAGAAGAATTTAATGAAAATCAGGCAATCAAACCAGCTGTGGAGGCGTTAGGAAGCTTGTTGACAAACGGTTATTTATCCGTAGGCAGTAAGGTAACTAATCCAGAGCTTGGGTATTATACTCTCGTAGAAGTGACAGAGTCTGAAATCCTGGTACTTGTGCCCACCTGGCATTTCAAGGTAGATGGCCAGGAGGATTATTTCGTTGAAGGAACAGGCAGTGAAGTACTAAATACAGAAGAAGAGAATTTAACGGAGTGA
- a CDS encoding MBL fold metallo-hydrolase yields the protein MSMQFSVLASGSTGNSLYVECGENSFLVDAGLSGKKMVELLGKIKKKPEDLSGIFVTHEHSDHIKGLGILARKYNLPIYANANTWRAMDGLIGEIPTEQKFEFGMETVKTFGAMDVESFGVSHDAAEPMFYVFHHGDKKLVTITDTGYVSDRMKGIIQNADMYIFESNHDVGMLRMGRYPWSVKRRILSDVGHVCNEDAAIAMSEVAGDRTKRFYLAHLSKDNNMKDLAQMSVAQTLETKGIRVGEQFSLYDTDPNEPTELIEV from the coding sequence ATGTCTATGCAATTCAGCGTTCTCGCCAGCGGAAGTACGGGAAATTCTCTTTATGTGGAATGCGGAGAAAACTCCTTTCTCGTCGATGCCGGCTTGAGCGGAAAGAAAATGGTAGAGCTATTAGGGAAGATCAAAAAGAAACCTGAGGATCTTTCAGGTATATTCGTAACACATGAGCATAGCGATCACATTAAGGGACTTGGCATCCTGGCGCGAAAATATAACTTGCCCATCTATGCCAATGCTAATACATGGAGGGCAATGGATGGCTTGATTGGGGAGATTCCGACAGAGCAAAAGTTTGAGTTCGGGATGGAGACAGTAAAGACATTCGGCGCTATGGATGTAGAATCATTCGGCGTTTCACATGATGCGGCAGAGCCGATGTTTTATGTGTTCCATCATGGTGATAAGAAGCTCGTGACGATTACGGATACTGGTTATGTAAGTGACCGCATGAAAGGAATCATCCAAAATGCGGATATGTATATATTCGAAAGCAATCATGATGTAGGTATGCTCCGAATGGGACGCTATCCATGGAGCGTCAAACGCCGTATTTTGAGCGATGTGGGACATGTCTGCAATGAAGATGCAGCCATTGCCATGAGTGAAGTAGCTGGCGATCGTACGAAGCGTTTTTATTTAGCGCATTTAAGCAAGGACAATAATATGAAAGATCTGGCGCAAATGTCCGTTGCGCAAACATTAGAGACAAAGGGCATTCGTGTCGGTGAGCAATTCAGTTTGTATGATACCGACCCAAATGAGCCAACCGAATTAATAGAAGTATAA